The stretch of DNA GGACCTGCTTTGAGATTTCCAGAGGATCTTCGGAAGATCGCACTTCATTCATTCAGGCGAACGGAAGTTCCAGCAGAAAGCCAACGCCATGTCAGGAAATGTGGGCGCTGGTCGTCATGCCGATGAGCTGGCCATTCGGACGGTCCAATATCGCTGGCTGGAAGCGACGAGGAAGTTCGATCGGCAGGTGCTCAGTTCGCTCATGACAGATGACGTGGTGTTTCTCACGCCGGGGCGCCTGCCTTTCGGAAAGGAAGAGTTTCTGGCGGCTTGTGAGCAGAACGATCAGCGGGTGATGATTGAAGCGTCCGCGACCTTTGAGGAAATCGTGATTGTCGAGCCAATGGCTTACACGCGGACGCATCTGCACATCAAGGTGACACCGCGCGGCGGT from Planctopirus ephydatiae encodes:
- a CDS encoding nuclear transport factor 2 family protein, yielding MSGNVGAGRHADELAIRTVQYRWLEATRKFDRQVLSSLMTDDVVFLTPGRLPFGKEEFLAACEQNDQRVMIEASATFEEIVIVEPMAYTRTHLHIKVTPRGGSAVRELAGHAISIFRRSMFGEWQLARDANLVVPL